The proteins below are encoded in one region of Micromonospora sp. DSM 45708:
- a CDS encoding COX15/CtaA family protein: MRRIRSVKRSVRFPVSPTLLRRLAYTSIIANVAIVVTGGAVRLTASGLGCPTWPRCTDESYTTTSEMGVHGVIEFGNRLLTFAVGIIALAVVLGVLAQRPRRRGLLPLALGVLFGIPAQAILGGITVLTNLNPWVVGLHFLASMVVIAAAYALWRRIGEPDGPVTPTVPAPLRTLARITTLVSAAVLVVGTWVTGSGPHAGDQGAARNGLDPAAISQVHADGVFLLIGLSVALLFAFRAVGAGRAARAAGMLLAVEAGQGLIGFVQYFTHLPAVLVAAHMLGSCLVLLATLGVLWATRERLPAAPPAPAEPAAEPVGAAA; encoded by the coding sequence GTGCGTAGGATTCGCTCCGTGAAGCGTTCCGTCCGGTTCCCGGTCTCCCCCACCCTGCTGCGCCGGCTCGCGTACACCTCGATCATCGCGAACGTGGCGATCGTGGTCACCGGCGGGGCGGTCCGGCTCACCGCGTCCGGCCTCGGCTGCCCCACCTGGCCCCGGTGCACCGACGAGTCCTACACCACCACGTCCGAGATGGGCGTGCACGGGGTGATCGAGTTCGGCAACCGGCTGTTGACGTTCGCGGTGGGGATCATCGCGCTCGCCGTGGTGCTGGGCGTGCTGGCCCAGCGCCCACGCCGCCGGGGGCTGCTGCCACTGGCCCTGGGCGTGCTGTTCGGCATCCCGGCCCAGGCGATCCTCGGCGGGATCACCGTGCTCACCAACCTCAACCCCTGGGTGGTCGGGCTGCACTTCCTGGCGTCGATGGTGGTGATCGCCGCCGCGTACGCGCTCTGGCGGCGCATCGGCGAGCCGGACGGGCCGGTGACGCCGACCGTGCCGGCGCCGCTGCGTACCCTCGCCCGGATCACCACCCTGGTCAGCGCGGCCGTGCTGGTGGTCGGTACCTGGGTGACCGGCAGCGGGCCGCACGCCGGCGACCAGGGCGCGGCCCGCAACGGGTTGGACCCGGCGGCGATCTCCCAGGTGCACGCGGACGGCGTCTTCCTGCTGATCGGCCTCTCGGTGGCGCTGCTGTTCGCGTTCCGGGCGGTGGGCGCGGGGCGGGCCGCGCGGGCCGCCGGGATGCTGCTCGCGGTCGAGGCGGGCCAGGGCCTGATCGGCTTCGTGCAGTACTTCACCCACCTGCCCGCGGTGCTGGTCGCCGCGCACATGCTCGGCTCCTGCCTGGTGCTGCTGGCCACGCTGGGCGTGCTCTGGGCCACCCGGGAGCGGCTCCCGGCCGCGCCGCCGGCACCGGCCGAGCCCGCCGCCGAGCCGGTGGGCGCCGCCGCCTGA
- a CDS encoding ATP-grasp domain-containing protein: protein MTDHHQSTRGKPRVAIVTCAALPDLDPDDRLVLGPLAARGVAVEIAIWDDPAVDWSRYDLVLLRSPWDYALRRDEFVTWAGTVPALVNPADVVVWNTDKRYLAELSAAGVPTVPTTWIAPGESWPAPADGVFVLKPAVSAGSQDTGRYDLADPEHRELASAHVRRLGAAGRVTMVQPYLDAVDTDGETALLFLAGRDGLAFSHAIRKGPMLTGPDRGEAALYKEERIDARTATPAQRAVAEQVLAAVPGGVDRLLYARVDLIPGPDGAPVLVELELTEPSLFVGYAEGAPDRLADAVTSHLSRRP, encoded by the coding sequence ATGACCGACCACCACCAGTCGACCCGGGGGAAACCCCGGGTCGCTATCGTCACCTGCGCCGCCCTGCCCGACCTCGACCCGGACGACCGGCTCGTGCTCGGTCCGCTCGCCGCCCGCGGCGTCGCCGTCGAGATCGCGATCTGGGACGACCCGGCCGTGGACTGGTCCCGGTACGACCTGGTGCTGCTCCGCTCACCCTGGGACTACGCGTTGCGCCGGGACGAGTTCGTCACCTGGGCGGGCACCGTCCCGGCCCTGGTCAACCCAGCCGACGTGGTCGTCTGGAACACCGACAAGCGTTACCTGGCCGAGCTCTCCGCCGCCGGGGTGCCCACCGTGCCGACCACCTGGATCGCGCCGGGGGAGAGCTGGCCGGCGCCCGCCGACGGGGTGTTCGTGCTCAAGCCGGCGGTCAGCGCCGGCAGTCAGGACACCGGCCGTTACGACCTGGCCGACCCGGAGCACCGCGAGCTGGCGTCGGCGCACGTGCGGCGGCTCGGTGCCGCCGGGCGGGTCACCATGGTCCAGCCGTACCTGGACGCGGTGGACACCGACGGGGAGACCGCGCTGCTGTTCCTGGCCGGCCGCGACGGCCTGGCCTTCAGCCACGCGATCCGCAAGGGCCCGATGCTGACCGGCCCGGACCGGGGCGAGGCCGCGCTCTACAAGGAGGAGCGCATCGACGCCCGCACCGCGACACCGGCGCAGCGGGCCGTCGCGGAGCAGGTGCTGGCCGCCGTCCCGGGCGGCGTCGACCGGCTGCTCTACGCCCGGGTCGACCTGATCCCCGGCCCGGACGGCGCGCCCGTGCTGGTCGAGTTGGAGCTGACCGAGCCGAGCCTGTTCGTCGGGTACGCCGAGGGCGCTCCCGACCGGCTCGCCGACGCGGTCACGTCCCACCTGAGCCGCCGCCCCTGA
- a CDS encoding helix-turn-helix transcriptional regulator: MKNAAALSEGSVTGTVVGAPAVADPPTRDRVTQLLLERGATTAAQLGSALGLSPAAIRRHLDAMLADGDVVAREQTVRGSRGRGRPAKVFVLTEAARVRCGTHHYDNMATAALRWIARTGGAEAVAEFAADQVAALEARCRSAMENAGDAPLARAEALAGALTSEGYAANASTIASGGQLCQHHCPVAHVAAEFPQLCEAETAVISRLVGTHVQRLATIAHGDGVCTTHIPAQSGSTVTTVRTDR; the protein is encoded by the coding sequence GTGAAAAACGCGGCAGCGCTGTCCGAGGGGTCGGTGACCGGTACGGTCGTCGGCGCCCCGGCCGTTGCCGACCCGCCGACCCGGGACCGGGTCACCCAGCTCCTGCTGGAGCGGGGCGCGACCACCGCCGCGCAGCTCGGTTCGGCGCTCGGCCTCAGCCCGGCCGCGATCCGCCGGCACCTCGACGCGATGCTCGCCGACGGGGACGTGGTCGCCCGGGAGCAGACCGTGCGCGGCAGCCGGGGGCGGGGCCGGCCGGCCAAGGTCTTCGTGCTGACCGAGGCGGCCCGGGTGCGCTGCGGCACCCACCACTACGACAACATGGCCACCGCCGCGCTGCGCTGGATCGCCCGCACCGGCGGCGCCGAGGCGGTCGCCGAGTTCGCCGCCGACCAGGTCGCCGCGCTGGAGGCGCGCTGCCGGTCGGCCATGGAGAACGCCGGCGACGCTCCGCTCGCGCGGGCCGAGGCACTCGCCGGGGCGCTGACCTCCGAGGGCTACGCTGCCAACGCGTCCACGATCGCCTCCGGCGGCCAGCTCTGCCAGCACCACTGCCCGGTGGCGCACGTGGCCGCCGAGTTCCCCCAACTGTGCGAGGCCGAGACCGCGGTGATCTCCCGCCTGGTCGGCACCCACGTGCAGCGCCTGGCCACCATCGCGCACGGCGACGGCGTCTGCACCACACACATTCCCGCCCAGTCCGGTTCCACCGTCACCACTGTGAGGACAGATAGATGA
- a CDS encoding right-handed parallel beta-helix repeat-containing protein, protein MSRKGLATSTPQRLTPVAGAPLWCDAREHGLAGDGVTNDQPALAALVDRLGAGYDADGRARVIHCPPGLYSIRDAGTVWRSGVSLIGAGPAATRFLLSNEGNRADPVPLAYWTTVQHGADRDRHIADCTFADFEIDGSGVGLAEYDYLAKGLGLQYVVRGVFRNLYIHHTGATGLGCDFLQDSLIDGVVVVGCGRLDNGQQMGGAGIGVGIGGWGAVERLTIANCTTVGNGTNGIFLELQKDYWPPPRGIRIIGCHSQANRFGISDWGADGLIVSGCTMTNNLEAGFDVSANGTAGVAGRGGLLTGNVIDCNVGDGISMGNTPGPYAVQGNRISNNGGYGYHEHDLGHGYRGAAADVVIENNDIRENALDGIRIDRPMLDAFIVGNRIRDNGQRSAPAHRGSGDAVRYGPREVTDARADWPPGGHRGKVVRVGTRDAVVADNSADRLSLAEVRPDGTTAWNEATPAPGSAYELPDGPPACAGITVAAPFDSATVRDNRIWHRDADTQAYGLWITEAGSCVSCAVEDNDLAGSVAALRLDTPPIGGRWDRNHTDRD, encoded by the coding sequence GTGTCGCGCAAGGGCCTTGCCACGTCCACCCCGCAGCGGCTGACGCCGGTGGCCGGCGCGCCGCTGTGGTGCGATGCCCGCGAGCACGGCCTGGCCGGGGACGGGGTCACCAACGACCAGCCGGCCCTGGCCGCCCTGGTGGACCGCCTCGGCGCCGGCTACGACGCCGACGGCCGGGCCCGGGTCATCCACTGCCCGCCGGGCCTCTACTCGATCCGCGACGCCGGCACGGTCTGGCGCAGCGGGGTCTCCCTGATCGGCGCCGGCCCGGCGGCGACCCGGTTCCTGCTCAGCAACGAGGGCAACCGCGCCGACCCGGTGCCGCTCGCCTACTGGACGACCGTGCAGCACGGCGCGGACCGGGACCGGCACATCGCCGACTGCACGTTCGCCGACTTCGAGATCGACGGCTCGGGCGTGGGCCTGGCCGAGTACGACTACCTGGCCAAGGGCCTGGGCCTGCAATACGTGGTGCGGGGCGTGTTCCGCAACCTCTACATCCACCACACCGGCGCCACCGGCCTCGGCTGCGACTTCCTCCAGGACAGCCTGATCGACGGCGTGGTCGTGGTGGGCTGCGGCCGGCTGGACAACGGCCAGCAGATGGGCGGCGCCGGCATCGGGGTCGGCATCGGCGGCTGGGGCGCCGTGGAGCGCCTCACCATCGCCAACTGCACCACTGTCGGCAACGGCACCAACGGGATCTTCCTGGAACTCCAGAAGGACTACTGGCCCCCGCCGCGCGGCATCCGCATCATCGGCTGCCACAGCCAGGCCAACCGGTTCGGCATCTCGGACTGGGGCGCGGACGGGCTGATCGTCTCCGGCTGCACCATGACCAACAACCTGGAGGCCGGCTTCGACGTCTCGGCCAACGGCACCGCCGGGGTCGCCGGGCGCGGTGGGCTGCTCACCGGCAACGTGATCGACTGCAACGTCGGCGACGGCATCAGCATGGGCAACACCCCCGGCCCGTACGCGGTGCAGGGCAACCGGATCAGCAACAACGGCGGTTACGGCTACCACGAGCACGACCTCGGCCACGGTTACCGGGGCGCGGCGGCGGACGTGGTGATCGAGAACAACGACATCCGGGAGAACGCGCTGGACGGGATCCGGATCGACCGGCCGATGCTGGACGCGTTCATCGTCGGCAACCGGATCCGGGACAACGGGCAGCGGTCCGCGCCGGCCCACCGGGGCTCGGGCGACGCGGTGCGGTACGGCCCGCGCGAGGTCACCGACGCCCGCGCGGACTGGCCGCCCGGCGGGCACCGGGGGAAGGTCGTCCGGGTCGGCACCCGGGACGCGGTGGTCGCCGACAACAGCGCCGACCGGCTCTCCCTGGCCGAGGTGCGCCCGGACGGCACCACCGCCTGGAACGAGGCCACCCCGGCGCCGGGCTCCGCGTACGAGCTGCCCGACGGGCCGCCGGCCTGCGCCGGGATCACCGTCGCCGCCCCGTTCGACTCGGCCACGGTGCGCGACAACCGGATCTGGCACCGGGACGCCGACACCCAGGCGTACGGGCTGTGGATCACCGAGGCGGGTAGCTGCGTGTCGTGCGCGGTCGAGGACAACGACCTCGCCGGGTCGGTGGCCGCGCTGCGGCTGGACACCCCGCCGATCGGCGGACGCTGGGACCGCAACCACACGGACCGCGACTGA
- the tal gene encoding transaldolase, which yields MTDRLSELQNAGVAIWLDDLSRVRLSSGGLDKLRRESHVAGVTTNPTIFAKALSDADEYDWQLRDLATRDVDVEEAVRMLTTYDVRWACDVMRPSYDASAGVDGRVSIEVDPRSAHDADKTAAEAKALWWLVDRPNLFIKIPATEEGLPAITRTLAEGISVNVTLIFGLDRYSEVMDAFLAGLEQAQANGHDLSKIGSVASFFVSRVDSEVDKRLEKIGSDQAKSLRGKAAVANARLAYERYGKVFSSARWQKLADAGAHPQRPLWASTSTKNPDYRDVIYVEELIAPGTVNTMPEPVVHAYADHGETRADTITGAYDDARQVFADLESVGVDLADVIATLEREGVEKFEASWLELLEGVKKSLAEAAKGAGSPHRAAEGNARNAQQAGGNA from the coding sequence ATGACGGACAGGCTGAGCGAACTCCAGAACGCCGGGGTGGCGATCTGGCTCGACGATCTTTCCCGGGTACGACTGAGCTCCGGCGGGCTGGACAAGCTCCGCCGGGAGAGCCACGTGGCCGGGGTGACCACCAACCCGACGATCTTCGCCAAGGCGCTGAGCGACGCCGACGAGTACGACTGGCAGCTCCGTGACCTCGCCACCCGCGACGTGGACGTCGAGGAGGCGGTCCGCATGCTCACCACGTACGACGTGCGGTGGGCCTGCGACGTGATGCGCCCCTCGTACGACGCGAGCGCCGGGGTGGACGGCCGGGTCTCGATCGAGGTGGACCCGCGCTCGGCGCACGACGCGGACAAGACCGCGGCCGAGGCCAAGGCGCTGTGGTGGCTGGTCGACCGGCCGAACCTCTTCATCAAGATCCCGGCCACCGAGGAGGGCCTGCCGGCGATCACCAGGACGCTGGCGGAGGGGATCAGCGTGAACGTCACGCTGATCTTCGGCCTGGACCGCTACTCGGAGGTCATGGACGCGTTCCTGGCCGGCCTGGAGCAGGCGCAGGCCAACGGGCACGACCTGTCGAAGATCGGCTCGGTCGCCTCGTTCTTCGTCTCCCGGGTCGACAGCGAGGTCGACAAGCGGCTGGAGAAGATCGGCTCCGACCAGGCCAAGTCGCTGCGTGGCAAGGCCGCGGTGGCCAATGCCCGGCTGGCGTACGAGCGGTACGGCAAGGTGTTCTCCTCCGCGCGCTGGCAGAAGCTGGCCGACGCGGGCGCCCACCCGCAGCGCCCGCTGTGGGCCTCCACCTCGACGAAGAACCCGGACTACCGGGACGTCATCTACGTCGAGGAGCTGATCGCCCCCGGCACCGTCAACACCATGCCGGAGCCGGTCGTGCACGCCTACGCCGACCACGGCGAGACCCGGGCCGACACGATCACCGGAGCGTACGACGACGCGCGGCAGGTCTTCGCCGACCTGGAGTCCGTCGGCGTGGACCTGGCCGACGTGATCGCCACGCTGGAGCGGGAGGGCGTGGAGAAGTTCGAGGCGAGCTGGCTGGAGCTGCTGGAGGGCGTCAAGAAGTCCCTCGCCGAGGCGGCCAAGGGCGCCGGCAGCCCGCACCGGGCCGCGGAGGGCAACGCGCGCAACGCCCAGCAGGCCGGCGGGAACGCGTGA
- a CDS encoding glucose-6-phosphate isomerase, whose product MDDLLAGPADIAAGLAVHGADAVDRAPRAALVARDVPTRLTTRDPTLWGPGAEASARTRLGWLDTHCRSRELLPQLAELTAELGDLDHVVLAGPAGVTLAAEVIADCLGRPLTVLDTADPGPVRAALADRPARTVLVLVGRDLDRTTDAHLRAFRRSWHDAGPEAARHVVVVTPPGSALEALADELGAVVIPADPQVGGHWSALTASGLVPAALAGAPVTELLDEAAALAGALDRERDNPGLALGAALAGAAEHGRATVALTPDGTGLDGLRHWAGALLAAATGGRLLPVPVESPDAPGVGGPGVLTVGLGGALGAGVGPGPAADVAVNGPLGAQFLTWEYAAATAAVALRVDPFAEPVGAADDDEPAPADGPPSSVDGAIEVYAPAGAPTDLSGALRWLTDGLASDEHLAVTACLDRRVDAAVAGLRPLLARVTGRPVTFGWGPRHPNHPDGRARHLQITGAVTDDLDVPGRPYTFAELQAAQAAGDRRALAGRERPVLRLHLTERAAGVAQLLDTAGRTRT is encoded by the coding sequence GTGGACGACCTGCTCGCCGGGCCGGCGGACATCGCCGCCGGCCTGGCCGTGCACGGCGCGGACGCGGTGGACCGCGCCCCGCGCGCCGCGTTGGTCGCCCGCGACGTCCCCACCCGGCTGACCACCCGGGACCCGACCCTCTGGGGGCCCGGGGCCGAGGCGTCGGCCCGCACCCGGCTGGGCTGGCTGGACACCCACTGCCGCAGCCGGGAGCTGCTCCCCCAGCTCGCCGAGCTGACCGCCGAGCTCGGCGACCTGGACCACGTGGTGCTCGCCGGCCCCGCTGGCGTCACGCTGGCCGCCGAGGTGATCGCCGACTGCCTGGGCCGGCCGCTGACCGTGCTCGACACGGCCGATCCGGGGCCGGTCCGGGCGGCGCTGGCCGACCGGCCGGCGCGTACCGTGCTGGTGCTGGTCGGCCGGGACCTGGACCGGACCACTGACGCCCACCTGCGGGCCTTCCGGCGGTCCTGGCACGACGCCGGGCCGGAGGCGGCCCGGCACGTGGTGGTGGTCACCCCGCCCGGCTCGGCGCTGGAGGCGCTCGCCGACGAGCTGGGCGCGGTGGTGATCCCGGCCGACCCGCAGGTGGGCGGGCACTGGTCCGCGCTCACCGCGTCCGGCCTGGTCCCGGCCGCGCTCGCCGGAGCGCCGGTGACCGAGCTGCTGGACGAGGCGGCGGCGCTGGCCGGCGCGCTCGACCGGGAGCGGGACAATCCCGGTCTCGCGCTCGGCGCGGCGCTGGCCGGGGCCGCGGAGCACGGGCGGGCCACCGTCGCGCTGACGCCCGACGGCACCGGGCTCGACGGGCTGCGCCACTGGGCCGGCGCGCTGCTCGCCGCCGCGACCGGCGGGCGGTTGCTGCCGGTCCCGGTGGAGTCCCCGGACGCGCCCGGCGTGGGCGGCCCGGGCGTCCTGACGGTCGGCCTGGGCGGTGCGCTCGGCGCGGGCGTCGGGCCCGGCCCGGCCGCCGACGTGGCGGTCAACGGGCCGCTCGGCGCCCAGTTCCTCACCTGGGAGTACGCCGCCGCGACCGCCGCGGTGGCGCTGCGGGTCGACCCGTTCGCGGAGCCGGTGGGCGCCGCGGACGACGACGAGCCGGCGCCGGCGGACGGGCCACCGTCGTCGGTCGACGGCGCGATCGAGGTGTACGCCCCGGCCGGCGCCCCCACCGACCTGTCCGGCGCGCTGCGCTGGCTGACCGACGGGTTGGCCTCCGACGAGCACCTCGCGGTGACCGCCTGTCTCGACCGGCGGGTCGACGCGGCGGTGGCCGGGCTACGCCCGCTGCTGGCCCGGGTCACCGGACGGCCGGTGACCTTCGGATGGGGCCCCCGCCACCCGAACCACCCCGACGGGCGCGCCCGGCACCTCCAGATCACCGGTGCGGTCACCGATGATCTGGACGTGCCCGGTCGCCCGTACACCTTCGCGGAACTCCAGGCGGCCCAGGCCGCCGGCGACCGGCGGGCCCTGGCCGGCCGGGAGCGACCGGTGCTGCGACTGCACCTGACCGAGCGGGCGGCCGGTGTCGCCCAGCTGCTGGATACGGCCGGACGGACACGTACGTGA
- the tkt gene encoding transketolase, giving the protein MAAKRPELPALNWSDLDRRAVDTVRVLAMDAVEKSGNGHPGTAMSLAPAAYLLFNRVMRHNPADPNWPGRDRFVLSAGHSSLTLYIQLFLSGYPLALDDLKALRQWGSLTPGHPEHGHTPGVETTTGPLGQGLGNAVGMAMAARRERGLFDPEPDRADSPFRHDIWCIASDGDIEEGITHEVSALAGHQQLGNLCVIYDDNEISIEDDTRIAKSEDVAARYEAYGWHVQTVDWRTGDADQGDYHEDVEALYQALLAAKAETGRPSFVALRTIIGWPAPNKQNTGKIHGSALGADEVKATKEILGFDPQQTFQVDEEVLKHARQVLERGTEAQAEWDTRFDAWAEANPERKALWERMATRTLPTGWTDALPTFPADAKGVATRAASGKVLEALAPVLPELWGGSADLAESNNTTMKGEPSFVPAGHATKDFPGDEYGRTLHFGIREHGMGSILNGIALHGGTRPYGGTFLVFSDYMRPSVRLAALMKLPVTYVWTHDSIGLGEDGPTHQPIEHLSALRAIPGLDVVRPADANETAWAWRQALEHTDRPTALALSRQALPTIDRAGFGSAEGTAKGGYVLAEASNGKPQVILVGTGSEVQLCLTARERLEADGTPTRVVSMPCQEWFFAQDEAYRESVLPRGVKARVSVEAGIAMSWRAIVGDSGECVSIEHYGASAPHTVLFEQFGFTPDRIVAAAHAALTRVGDITGFTTGN; this is encoded by the coding sequence GTGGCTGCGAAACGACCCGAGCTTCCCGCTCTCAACTGGTCCGACCTCGACCGCAGGGCCGTCGACACGGTCCGCGTGCTGGCCATGGACGCCGTGGAGAAATCCGGCAACGGCCACCCGGGCACGGCGATGAGCCTCGCCCCGGCGGCGTACCTGCTCTTCAACCGCGTCATGCGGCACAACCCGGCCGACCCAAACTGGCCCGGCCGCGACCGGTTCGTGCTGTCCGCCGGGCACTCCAGCCTGACGCTCTACATCCAGCTCTTCCTCTCCGGCTACCCGCTGGCCCTGGACGACCTCAAGGCGCTGCGCCAGTGGGGCTCGCTGACCCCGGGCCACCCGGAGCACGGGCACACCCCCGGCGTGGAGACCACCACCGGGCCGCTGGGCCAGGGGCTCGGCAACGCGGTCGGCATGGCCATGGCGGCCCGCCGCGAGCGGGGCCTGTTCGACCCGGAGCCGGACCGCGCCGACTCGCCGTTCCGGCACGACATCTGGTGCATCGCCTCCGACGGCGACATCGAGGAGGGCATCACCCACGAGGTGAGCGCGCTCGCCGGCCACCAGCAGCTCGGCAACCTCTGCGTGATCTACGACGACAACGAGATCTCGATCGAGGACGACACCCGGATCGCCAAGAGCGAGGACGTGGCGGCCCGCTACGAGGCGTACGGGTGGCACGTGCAGACCGTCGACTGGCGCACCGGCGACGCCGACCAGGGCGACTACCACGAGGACGTGGAGGCGCTCTACCAGGCGCTGCTGGCCGCCAAGGCGGAAACCGGACGGCCCTCGTTCGTCGCGCTGCGCACCATCATCGGCTGGCCCGCGCCGAACAAGCAGAACACCGGCAAGATCCACGGCTCGGCGCTCGGCGCCGACGAGGTCAAGGCCACCAAGGAGATCCTCGGCTTCGACCCGCAGCAGACGTTCCAGGTCGACGAGGAGGTGCTCAAGCACGCCCGCCAGGTGCTGGAGCGCGGCACCGAGGCACAGGCCGAGTGGGACACCCGGTTCGACGCCTGGGCGGAGGCGAACCCGGAGCGCAAGGCGCTGTGGGAGCGGATGGCGACCCGTACCCTGCCGACCGGCTGGACCGACGCGCTGCCCACCTTCCCGGCGGACGCCAAGGGCGTCGCCACCCGGGCCGCCTCCGGCAAGGTCCTGGAGGCGCTCGCCCCGGTGCTGCCGGAGCTGTGGGGCGGCTCGGCCGACCTGGCCGAGAGCAACAACACCACCATGAAGGGCGAGCCGTCGTTCGTCCCGGCCGGGCACGCCACCAAGGACTTCCCGGGCGACGAGTACGGCCGCACGCTGCACTTCGGCATCCGTGAGCACGGCATGGGCTCGATCCTCAACGGCATCGCGCTGCACGGCGGCACCCGCCCCTACGGCGGCACGTTCCTGGTGTTCAGCGACTACATGCGCCCGTCGGTGCGGCTCGCCGCGCTGATGAAGCTGCCGGTGACCTACGTCTGGACGCACGACTCGATCGGCCTCGGCGAGGACGGCCCGACCCACCAGCCGATCGAGCACCTGAGCGCGCTGCGGGCCATCCCCGGCCTGGACGTGGTCCGCCCGGCCGACGCCAACGAGACGGCGTGGGCGTGGCGGCAGGCGCTGGAGCACACCGACCGGCCGACCGCGCTGGCGCTGAGCCGGCAGGCGCTGCCCACGATCGACCGCGCCGGGTTCGGCTCCGCCGAGGGCACCGCCAAGGGCGGGTACGTGCTGGCCGAGGCGTCCAACGGCAAGCCGCAGGTGATCCTCGTCGGCACCGGCTCCGAGGTGCAGCTCTGCCTCACCGCCCGGGAGCGGCTGGAGGCCGACGGCACCCCCACCCGGGTGGTGTCCATGCCGTGCCAGGAATGGTTCTTCGCGCAGGACGAGGCGTACCGGGAGTCGGTGCTGCCGCGCGGGGTAAAGGCACGGGTGAGCGTGGAGGCGGGCATCGCGATGTCCTGGCGGGCGATCGTCGGGGACAGCGGCGAGTGCGTGAGCATCGAGCACTACGGCGCCAGCGCGCCCCACACCGTGCTCTTCGAGCAGTTCGGGTTCACCCCCGACCGGATCGTGGCCGCCGCGCACGCGGCGCTCACCCGGGTGGGCGACATCACCGGTTTCACGACCGGCAACTGA
- a CDS encoding heme o synthase: MSMITERPVSNPAGKSPVGTVTEASATDRRDVRGVVAAYVALTKPRIVELLLVTTVPAMMLADGGMPSLWLVAVVLIGGSLAAGAASVLNCYIDRDIDQLMRRTKRRPLPAHTVSPRNALVFGLVLAVVSVALMAATTNWLAAGLTLAAIAYYDLVYTLWLKRTTAANTFWGGVCGAAPVLIGWAAVTGSLSPAAWGLFAVVFFWQMPHFYALAIKYKDDYARAGIPMLPVVASVRRVNVEIIAFSWLTLLSSLAVWPLGMSPIYGVTALVVGGIFVVEAHKLCRRAARGEAVKPMRLFHWSTTYLTILFAAVALDALI, from the coding sequence GTGAGCATGATCACCGAGCGCCCCGTCAGCAACCCTGCCGGGAAGTCGCCGGTGGGCACGGTGACGGAGGCGTCGGCGACCGACCGGCGGGACGTGCGCGGCGTGGTGGCCGCGTACGTGGCGCTGACCAAGCCGCGGATCGTCGAGTTGCTGCTGGTCACCACCGTGCCGGCGATGATGCTCGCGGACGGCGGCATGCCGTCGCTGTGGCTGGTGGCGGTGGTGCTGATCGGCGGCTCGCTCGCCGCCGGCGCGGCGAGCGTCCTCAACTGCTACATCGACCGCGACATCGACCAGTTGATGCGGCGCACCAAGCGCCGGCCGCTGCCGGCGCACACCGTGTCGCCGCGCAACGCGCTGGTCTTCGGGCTGGTGCTGGCGGTGGTGTCGGTGGCGCTGATGGCGGCGACGACCAACTGGCTGGCGGCCGGCCTGACGCTCGCCGCGATCGCCTACTACGACCTGGTCTACACGCTGTGGCTGAAGCGGACCACGGCCGCCAACACGTTCTGGGGCGGCGTCTGCGGGGCCGCGCCGGTGCTGATCGGCTGGGCCGCGGTCACCGGTTCGTTGTCCCCGGCCGCCTGGGGCCTGTTCGCGGTGGTCTTCTTCTGGCAGATGCCGCACTTCTACGCGCTGGCCATCAAGTACAAGGACGACTATGCGCGGGCCGGCATCCCGATGCTGCCGGTGGTGGCCTCGGTCCGGCGGGTCAACGTGGAGATCATCGCGTTCTCCTGGCTGACGCTGCTGTCGTCGCTGGCGGTCTGGCCGCTGGGGATGAGCCCGATCTACGGCGTGACCGCGTTGGTGGTCGGCGGGATCTTCGTGGTCGAGGCGCACAAGCTGTGCCGGCGGGCGGCGCGCGGCGAGGCGGTCAAGCCGATGCGGCTGTTCCACTGGTCCACCACGTACCTCACGATCCTCTTCGCCGCCGTCGCCCTGGACGCGCTGATCTGA